In the genome of bacterium, the window CGCTCGTGGTGTTTGCTACGTTCCCTGTCCAGTTCACAAACCGGTAGCCGGATGATGGTGTTGCAGTTACAGTTACAACTGTCCCCTCATCGTATGTGTGAGCTCCTGCCGACGGGCTCGTCGTGCCCCAGCCGGCTGTATTGACTGCCATCGTCAGGGTATATTGTATCCTCGTAAAATTCGCCTTTACTGCCTTGTCTCCGTTCATCCACACCGTCGTGGTCGAACTTGTATCGCTTGCGACGCCCCCTGTCCAGTTCACAAACCGGTAACCGGCAGCGGGTGTTGCCGTTATTGTAACAAGTACATTCTCAACGTATGTGTGCGATCCAATCGAGGGATTCGTTGTCCCCCATCCTGTGGTATTAACGGAAAGGGTAAGTGTATACTTCGTTATCCGTTTCTCGAAATTAGCAGTAACTGTCCGGTCACCGTTCATAGTCACGGTCGTGGTGGCACTTGTCGAACTGGCAACATCACCCGTCCAGCTTGTAAACAAGTAACCTGTTGCCGGTGTTGCGGTAATTGAAACAACTGCCCCTTCGTCATATTTGTAGTCTCCAACCGACGGATTCGTCGTTCCCCAGCCGTTTATATTTACTTTTATCATAAGTGTATACTGTGTCGGTATTTTCTCAAAATTCGCGGTCACCGTCATGTTCCCGGTCATTGTCACCGATGTCGAAGCGCTCGTGGTGTCAGCTACGTTCCCCGTCCAGCTTACGAACCGGTATCCGGATACCGGTGATACTTTTATCGTAACAACCTTCCCCTCATCGTACGCATGCCATCCAATAGTTGGATTTGTCGTCCCCCAGTCGGGATTATTCACAGCTATTGTCAGAATATATTGCGGTATCTTCTCGAAATTCGCGGTCACCGTCATATTCCCGGTAACCGTCACCGTTGTTGAAGCGCTCGTCGAGCTGGCAACTGTTCCCGTCCAGCTCACGAACCGGTAGCCTGTTGCCGGTGACGCAGTTACCGTGACAACAGTACCCGAATCGTACGTGTGCGCCCCGGCAGACGGGCTTGTCGTTCCCCATTCGGTATTGTTCACAGCCATGGTGAGTGTGTACTGCGTCGTCGGTATCTTCTCGAAATTCGCGGTCACCGTCATATTCCCGGTAACCGTCACCGTTGTTGAAGCGCTCGTCGAGCTGGCGACTGTCCCCGTCCAGCTAACGAACCGATAGCCGGATGCAGGTGTTGCTGTTATAGAAACAACCGTCTCCTCATCGTACATATGGGCTGCAACCTCTGACGGGCTCGTCGTCCCCCAGCCGGTCATGTTTACAGCAAGCGTGAGTGCGTACTGTTTCGGTATTTTCTCGAAATTCGCCGTCACCGTTATATTACCTGTCACCGTCACCGTTGTGGTCGCACTTGTAGAGCTGGCAACAGTCCCCGTCCAGTTTACGAACCGATAACCGGATGCAGGTGTTGCTGTTATAGAAACAACCGTCTCCTCATCGTACATATGGGCTGCAACCTCTGACGGGCTCGTCGTCCCCCAGCCGGTCATGTTTACAGCAAGCGTGAGTGCGTACTGTTTCGGTATCTTCTCGAAATTCGCCGTCACCGTCATGTTCCCGGTTACGGTCACTGTCGTGGTCGTGTTCGTGGAACCGGCGACAGTCCCCGTCCAGCTCACGAACCGGTAGCCCGATGCGGGAGTCGCGGTAACCGTGACAACAGTACCCGAATCGTACGTGTGCGCTCCTGCCGAGGGATTTGTCGTTCCCCAGCCAGTCGTGTTCACTGCGAGCGTGAGCGTGTACTGCTGCGTGCGTTTCGTGGCGGTGAAGTTCTGGGTCTGGTTTGCGGTGACGTTCGTAAACGATTTACTTACCGGCGCGAAGTCGTGGCCGTCCTTCGAGGGTGTCACCGTGTATGAGCCGCCTTCCTGCACGGTGAATGAGTACGCCGAGCCGTCGTTGACCGCGATGCTCTCGGTTTTGTCGCCGCTCAGGGTTACCGTGACACCGTTGGCGCCGGACACGATACCCGAGATGACGTATGTTTTCGCCGGAATGGGTGTCGCGGAAAAATTCTGCGTCTGGCTGGTGGTCAGTGAAGCGACCGTGAAGTTCGACGGCGAAAAGGTGTAGCCGACCTTCGAGGGCGTCACCGTGTAGCTCCCGCCATAATCCACCGTGAACGAATAGCTCCCGCCGCCGCCAACCATCCTGATGCCGGATGCGTCGCCGCTCAGGGTTACCGTGACACTGTCGGCCCCGGTCACCGTTCCCGAGAGGGTCAGCGTTATCTGTTCGAAGTTCGCTACCACCGTCTTGTTGCCGTTCATCGACACCGTCGTCGAGGCGTTCGTCGTATTGGCAACATCACCTGTCCAGCTCACGAACCGGCAGCCCGATGCCGGGGTCGCCGTTATGGTAACTTCCGTCCCATCGTCGTATGTATGAACACCGGCTGACGGATTCGTCGTTCCCCAGCTTTCCGTGTTAACCGCGAGCGTGAGCGCATACTGTCCTGCCGGTATCTTCTCGAAGTTCGCAACCACCGTCATGTTCCCCGTAACGGTCACCGTCGTGGTCGCGTTCGTAGCGTTCATCACGCTCCCTGTCCAGCCTGCAAACCGGTAGCCTTCGGACGGAATCGCGGTGACGGTCACCTCTGTACCCTCGTCGTACGTATGTGCTCCGGCTGACGGATTCGTCGTCCCCCATTCCGCGGTGTTCACCGCGAGCGTGAGCGTGTACTGTATCCTGGACACCGTCACCACCACCGTGTTCGACCAGCCGCTGCTCCCCGTGGCATTGTTCGCCCTCACACGGTAATAGTACGTCCCCGCCGTGTTCTTGTACGTGTCCGACGTCCCGACTATCGTCTTCGAGGTCGAATCGGCAAATGTGCTGTTCGTGGATTCTTCGATGGTGTAGGACTGCGCGCGGCTCACTGTATCCCACGATACGGTGTACGAGGTCCCGGAGGTTATGGCGCTCTGCGGGCCCGAGGCTGTGGGAGTTTCCGGTTTTGAGGGTTTCAGCAGTATCGTGACCGTCGTCTGCTGGCCGGCAGTGATGGAAATATTCGTTGCCGTGCCGCTGTGGGTAACGTTGCCGTCGGCATCGTAACAGAACAGCTCGGCATGGTAGCCGCTCCCCGATTTCACGGTCACCGTGCCCGTGATGTGTTTGCCGTTCACCGTCAGGGCTTGTTTGACGAGCGTCGTGTTCTGGGCATCGTAAAACGAGATTTCCGCTTTGACTGTCGGATTCAGTTCGTCCGCGCGGGCCGGTTTTGCAGGTTCGACCGTGCATTGGATGACAGCGGTTCCGGCGCCATCGTTCGGGTTTACGGGGCTTTCGTCGCTGCATGAGAGTACAGACAAAACAAAAAGAATACTTATCAGTATAAGCCGTTTCATCAGTATCTCATCCTTTCCCGCGCCGGGAGATATCCCGTTTTCCTGGATACTCCCTGCTCTTTAACATGTGAAAAACAGATGTATAGGGGAAGCTGCTGTGATACTTTACAATAACTCTACTGAAAGCATTGAATATTTTTGATTAATTCATATTATGATGCATTCATAATAAAAAATCACAATAAAAAGCAACATATATTTATATTTTTTAAAAAATCGGAGCATTATCGGGGACATATCATATCGCTGCAAAAGTCAATTCATTTTACCGTTCTTAACGGAAGTATTTCGATGGGCTCTGCTGCGGGGTTATTCAACAATTTATTCTTCGTTTATTGTACTCGAACTGAGAACAAATCGTTTATCCTGTCAGATAATATCGTACATCATATTGATACTCCCCTGAAAAATGTTCCCGCACAGGCACGTCAATCTATTTCAGTTTTGATCGTTGATATCATCAACAAACATCGGTGCTTACAGCGTAAATCCTGCTAAACGTGCCGTGCGGGAATACAGTTTTCCTGGGATATGACAGCCGGTCAGTAAACAGTCAGTAATATGAATCGAATCCGGAGCCCGTTTTTCCCGGTGAGGGAATGGTTACCTTGTCGCCGCCGGGTGTATAGGTTACAATATCGGGTATACCGGGCTTTGTGGTCAGAAGGTGGGGAGCTCCGGCCCTCAAAACCTTCCCGTTACGCTGCCGCAGACCCTGAGGGACACCGTTTTTCATCGTTCCTCCATTCACCGCAGCAGTCGAATTTGACTGTACATGCGCTATTTTAGCCTCGACATTGAACTGAGAGGGGATTTTCATGGTTATCACCTCCGTACCGACACCGAAACCGGTGTCAAATCCTGAATAATTTTATAAGACATGAATGGCAGTGTGTGCCGGCCAGTTTCTGGTGAAATGTGCCGTCATTTATTGTTGAGAGCAACAAATATGCCATGAAAGGCACGCTGAAACATTTCTTTTCAAAACGAATAATTTCAAGAAATTACGATTGCCGATACCCGCGGCGATTCTGTCAGGCAGGCGTTATGACCGGACAAAAAACCGGGTCAGTGACTTTTTGTCGGATAACGGTTTCCGTCTTTTATGCCTTTCCCTCTTTCCCCTTATGCCTTCTGCCTTCTGCCTTGTGCCTTTTGTCTTATGCTTTATGCCTTCTGCCTTCTGCCTGCCTTTTTCCGCACTTGCTTTTCCTGACCGGATTTCCCATCTTATGAGACAACGTATAACCATGTTCCAGGAGGATATTGGCAGTGTGCAACAATATACTTCTTTCAGTGTGCTGCGCGGCGGTGCTTATGTCGTGCGATGCCTCGACCGATACTTCAATCCCCGAGGCCCGAAGCCTGCACATCATCGTCGAAAACGGCCGGTACGGCTACATCGATGGAGCAGGTAACGTGGTCATTGCGCCGACTTACCAGGATGCCGGTGACTTTTCGGAAGGCCTCTGCCCGGTGAATATCACAGGCCGGTATGGCTACATCGATACTACCGGCGCCGTGGTCATCGAGCCGAAATTCGACATCGCCAAGCCGTTCTCCGATGGTATGGCGGTGATCAATATCGGGGGATCGTACGGGTACATCGACCGGACAGGAATGGTGGCAATAGCGCCGCAGTACGAGCTGGCATGGGAATTCACCGATGGTCCCGCGCGGGTCAAGAAGGACGGCCTTTTCGGATACATCGACCGCTCCGGCGCTTATGTGGTCGAGCCACGGTATGAGGATGCGGGAAAATTCTCCGAGGGTTTCGCCACGGTCAAGGCGGATTCCGCGTACGGATAC includes:
- a CDS encoding InlB B-repeat-containing protein, giving the protein MKRLILISILFVLSVLSCSDESPVNPNDGAGTAVIQCTVEPAKPARADELNPTVKAEISFYDAQNTTLVKQALTVNGKHITGTVTVKSGSGYHAELFCYDADGNVTHSGTATNISITAGQQTTVTILLKPSKPETPTASGPQSAITSGTSYTVSWDTVSRAQSYTIEESTNSTFADSTSKTIVGTSDTYKNTAGTYYYRVRANNATGSSGWSNTVVVTVSRIQYTLTLAVNTAEWGTTNPSAGAHTYDEGTEVTVTAIPSEGYRFAGWTGSVMNATNATTTVTVTGNMTVVANFEKIPAGQYALTLAVNTESWGTTNPSAGVHTYDDGTEVTITATPASGCRFVSWTGDVANTTNASTTVSMNGNKTVVANFEQITLTLSGTVTGADSVTVTLSGDASGIRMVGGGGSYSFTVDYGGSYTVTPSKVGYTFSPSNFTVASLTTSQTQNFSATPIPAKTYVISGIVSGANGVTVTLSGDKTESIAVNDGSAYSFTVQEGGSYTVTPSKDGHDFAPVSKSFTNVTANQTQNFTATKRTQQYTLTLAVNTTGWGTTNPSAGAHTYDSGTVVTVTATPASGYRFVSWTGTVAGSTNTTTTVTVTGNMTVTANFEKIPKQYALTLAVNMTGWGTTSPSEVAAHMYDEETVVSITATPASGYRFVNWTGTVASSTSATTTVTVTGNITVTANFEKIPKQYALTLAVNMTGWGTTSPSEVAAHMYDEETVVSITATPASGYRFVSWTGTVASSTSASTTVTVTGNMTVTANFEKIPTTQYTLTMAVNNTEWGTTSPSAGAHTYDSGTVVTVTASPATGYRFVSWTGTVASSTSASTTVTVTGNMTVTANFEKIPQYILTIAVNNPDWGTTNPTIGWHAYDEGKVVTIKVSPVSGYRFVSWTGNVADTTSASTSVTMTGNMTVTANFEKIPTQYTLMIKVNINGWGTTNPSVGDYKYDEGAVVSITATPATGYLFTSWTGDVASSTSATTTVTMNGDRTVTANFEKRITKYTLTLSVNTTGWGTTNPSIGSHTYVENVLVTITATPAAGYRFVNWTGGVASDTSSTTTVWMNGDKAVKANFTRIQYTLTMAVNTAGWGTTSPSAGAHTYDEGTVVTVTATPSSGYRFVNWTGNVANTTSASTTATVTGNMTVTANFEKIPQSVLTMAVNTAGWGTTNPSVGEHTWEEGVIVEILAYPALGYRFVRWTGNAADTGNPITTVILSGDMTVTANFERDSSKIAFYSSGSGYSGIRVMNADGSGVSSILAYNSYRPSWSPDGTKIAFDTMPGGNLGYEVFVMNADGSGQVNLTNSGAYEYSPAWSPDGTKIAFVSDRDGRQQIYVMNTDGSGQVNLSNNNAYDSYPAWSPDGSMIAFYSQRNTGIGICVMNADGSGQHIIPGTNDSSWDSRLSWSPDGSKIAYASANNIVIYVVNVNVNLVLKNITNGSNPGDASAPSWSPDGAKIAYRTGGSSGGEIYVVNTDGSDPRNLTNSSANDGDPSWSPR
- a CDS encoding WG repeat-containing protein; the encoded protein is MCNNILLSVCCAAVLMSCDASTDTSIPEARSLHIIVENGRYGYIDGAGNVVIAPTYQDAGDFSEGLCPVNITGRYGYIDTTGAVVIEPKFDIAKPFSDGMAVINIGGSYGYIDRTGMVAIAPQYELAWEFTDGPARVKKDGLFGYIDRSGAYVVEPRYEDAGKFSEGFATVKADSAYGYIDRSGTMVIAPRFEFAWMFTEGLAAVKINGRFGYIDTTGTMVIEPLYENAWHFSEGLAAVKSGNLFGFIDRSGALVIKPAYDYVWKFSEGFAAVKRDSLFGYIDRSGKVTVKPQFEDAKTFTGGIALIKTGGSWGYINRKGEIIYPRK